The DNA sequence AACGAGCTCCAACAACCGAGCATCACGAAAATGGTGGATGGCATGATCGACCTCTATAACCTTTCGACCATGATCCGAAGCTTGAAACAAAATAAGCCCCGCGGTTTTCTCTATACGGTCTTATCCAGTTCAGGTTCGATTTTGAAACGCGATTTGATTGAAGAATCGATCAACGGACCAAGCGCGGTCATGCGCAAGTATTATTTCAGCAAAGAATACGGCACGCGCTTATCCAATATGATTTCTGAGACAACGAACGAAGTGGACACACAGAAGCTGGATAAACTCGTAGATGAACTGACCTATGAATTGATTGCGGAAGGCTTGTACCAACCGTTCGGTCCGATCCCCTTGTTGGGTTATCTGTTTGCCAAAGAGAAGGAAGTCACCAATATCCGCTTGATTTTGGTGGGCAAAGACAATCAGATAGATGAACAAATATTGAGAGAGAGGATGCGACCTGTATATGGCTCATAATATTGCAGTTGTGGGAGACAAAGATTCCATCCTTCCTTTTAAGATTTTGGGCTTCGCAGTATTTGCATGCCATAATGCCCAGACTGCCCGTGAAACGGTAGATCGCCTGGCGATGGAGAATTATGGAATCATTTATCTGACGGAAGAAATGGCAAAAGAAATACCTGATACAGTGAGCAGGTATGACAGTAGTGTCCAACCAGCCATCATCCTGATTCCGAACCATAAAGGTACGTTGAATATCGGGAAAAGCCGTATTCAGGAGAATGTTGAAAAAGCAGTTGGACAGAATATCTTATAATTTGGAGGGGACTTTTTTGAAAAATGGAAATATAATAAAAGTTTCCGGACCTTTAGTTATGGCGGAAGGAATGGAAGAAGCGAACATCCAAGATATTTGCCGCGTCGGTGAATTAGGATTGATCGGCGAAATCATCGAGATGCGCAATGATGTCGCATCCATTCAAGTTTACGAAGAGACTTCCGGTATTGGTCCTGGAGAACCGGTAATCACAACAGGGGAGGCATTGTCGGTCGAATTGGGACCAGGCATCCTGTCGCAGATGTTTGACGGGATCCAACGTCCTTTGCATACGTTCCGTGAA is a window from the Trichococcus shcherbakoviae genome containing:
- a CDS encoding V-type ATP synthase subunit F; translation: MAHNIAVVGDKDSILPFKILGFAVFACHNAQTARETVDRLAMENYGIIYLTEEMAKEIPDTVSRYDSSVQPAIILIPNHKGTLNIGKSRIQENVEKAVGQNIL